A genomic stretch from Bradyrhizobium quebecense includes:
- a CDS encoding IS1380 family transposase has protein sequence MTDDTILPFSFPAVHAKKVTAAFDGGRLTSNGGVMLLAMAERRLGLADNLARVFPDRRDPTRVVHSLVDMFRARMFAICCGYEDADDLDHLRSDPAFKLACGRLPDTGRDLCSQPTLSRLENAPRLRDVIRLTYTLVDAWMDSYPREPASVTLDIDDTCDVVHGHQQLSLFNAHYDERCFLPIHVYDTEKSRPVAVVLRPGKTPGGVEVRAHLRRLIRHIRTRWHNTRITFRSDGHYARPEAPEAMAWCETNGIDYIFGLSGTKPLARKVDEAADDIRTRRAIENLPVLRGYTETRHKAKSWDRERRTVARIEATMLGLDIRFVVTSLDVGSAEWIYDSLYCARGQAENLIKLHKTQLASDRTSCRSALANQVRLVLHTAAYWLMLTVRDAIPKARELATAEFATLRLRLLKLAARVVETTSRIRLAFAAACPEADLIRGLPGALLPLGP, from the coding sequence ATGACCGATGATACGATTCTGCCCTTCTCGTTTCCAGCCGTTCACGCCAAGAAAGTCACAGCTGCCTTCGATGGCGGTCGGCTGACCTCGAACGGGGGCGTGATGCTTCTGGCGATGGCCGAGCGGCGTCTCGGCTTGGCCGACAATTTGGCCCGCGTGTTCCCGGATCGGCGCGATCCGACGCGGGTCGTGCACAGCCTTGTCGATATGTTCCGCGCGCGCATGTTCGCGATCTGCTGCGGCTACGAGGACGCCGACGACCTCGATCATCTGCGGTCCGATCCCGCATTCAAGCTGGCCTGCGGACGGCTGCCGGACACGGGTCGCGATCTGTGTTCCCAACCGACGCTGTCGCGGCTGGAGAATGCTCCGCGCCTGCGCGACGTGATCCGACTGACCTACACTTTGGTCGACGCATGGATGGATAGCTACCCGCGCGAGCCGGCATCCGTCACGCTCGACATCGATGATACCTGCGATGTCGTCCACGGCCATCAGCAGCTCTCGCTGTTCAACGCTCATTATGACGAACGCTGCTTCCTGCCGATCCACGTCTACGACACGGAGAAGAGCCGGCCCGTGGCGGTCGTGCTGCGGCCCGGCAAGACGCCGGGCGGCGTCGAGGTGCGTGCCCATCTGCGCCGCCTGATACGGCATATCCGGACGCGGTGGCACAACACGCGAATTACGTTCCGTAGCGACGGGCACTATGCCCGGCCGGAGGCACCGGAGGCAATGGCGTGGTGCGAGACCAACGGCATCGACTACATCTTCGGTCTGTCCGGCACCAAGCCGCTCGCCAGAAAAGTCGACGAGGCCGCCGACGACATCCGCACGCGACGCGCCATCGAGAACCTGCCGGTTCTGCGTGGCTATACCGAGACGCGCCACAAGGCAAAGTCCTGGGATCGCGAACGACGTACCGTCGCCCGTATTGAGGCGACGATGCTCGGCCTCGACATCCGTTTCGTCGTCACCAGCCTCGATGTCGGCTCGGCCGAGTGGATCTACGACAGCCTGTATTGCGCGCGCGGCCAAGCCGAGAATCTGATCAAGCTGCATAAGACGCAGCTCGCCTCCGATCGCACCAGCTGCCGTTCGGCGCTCGCCAATCAAGTCCGCCTCGTTCTCCACACCGCCGCTTATTGGCTGATGCTGACCGTGCGCGACGCGATTCCCAAAGCCCGGGAATTGGCCACAGCCGAGTTCGCGACGCTGCGTCTTCGTCTCTTGAAACTCGCTGCCCGTGTCGTCGAGACCACGAGCCGCATTCGCCTTGCGTTTGCCGCGGCCTGTCCCGAAGCCGACCTGATCCGCGGCTTGCCAGGCGCGCTGCTGCCGCTCGGTCCTTGA
- a CDS encoding RICIN domain-containing protein translates to MGLYLIEYKQDRNFVLGVKDQQDGAAVVLRKKDTPLRYVLWDLNFDTGAITLNSSGGNLAVGTDRVAPEALLSLKVYNPAIQSQRWEFLKSPGFILSLPDNSLCIDNKTRGTSDGNPVWLFKFNGSPAQQWNFVPLMNLRALEVAENAA, encoded by the coding sequence ATGGGTCTTTACCTTATCGAGTACAAACAAGACCGAAACTTCGTGCTCGGCGTGAAGGATCAGCAAGACGGTGCGGCGGTCGTGCTGCGGAAGAAAGATACGCCTCTCCGTTACGTTCTCTGGGACCTCAACTTCGATACTGGAGCGATTACACTGAACTCGAGCGGGGGCAATCTCGCGGTCGGCACCGATCGCGTCGCGCCGGAGGCTCTCCTCTCGCTCAAAGTGTATAACCCAGCCATCCAAAGTCAGCGGTGGGAATTTCTCAAGAGCCCCGGCTTCATCCTTAGCCTCCCGGATAACAGTCTGTGTATCGATAATAAGACTCGTGGCACGAGTGACGGCAACCCGGTTTGGCTGTTCAAGTTCAACGGCTCGCCCGCGCAGCAATGGAACTTCGTTCCCTTGATGAACCTGCGGGCCTTGGAAGTTGCGGAGAATGCGGCCTGA